The Deinococcus roseus genome contains a region encoding:
- a CDS encoding tRNA dihydrouridine synthase — MDVLTPDTATQSMATKTSSGLHFYADRLKLSRGMLAPMAGYTDAPFRKLARSCGAAWAVSEMMSAQGVLEGGERTLELGKPYPGEEGLVLQLFGADPEVLSDASRIIEQDYAPAALDLNMGCPVPKMKGRGGACLLQTPEVAFSLVSAMKKATTLPISAKMRIGWDSNHALEIALGLQEAGADLIAVHGRTSAQRYEGHADWDTVAEVAHTLQIPVIGSGDVKTAQEFQERLQLGVAGVMVGRGAVGNPWIFSLVQGKAEPTLQERCQFAIQHAELNALWYGEHTGIRQLRKVLWQYFPHHPELKPALQQVGTVEDVKGVLGGLGGFEIAKGN, encoded by the coding sequence ATGGATGTTCTGACCCCCGACACGGCAACCCAAAGCATGGCAACAAAAACTTCCAGTGGTCTGCATTTTTATGCAGACCGCCTGAAGCTGTCTCGGGGAATGCTGGCTCCAATGGCAGGATACACGGACGCACCTTTCCGAAAACTTGCAAGGTCCTGCGGGGCTGCCTGGGCCGTCAGTGAAATGATGAGCGCCCAGGGGGTCCTGGAGGGCGGAGAGCGCACCCTTGAACTGGGAAAACCCTATCCAGGAGAAGAAGGTCTGGTGCTGCAGCTCTTTGGTGCTGACCCTGAAGTGCTGTCAGATGCTTCCCGGATCATCGAACAGGATTATGCCCCTGCAGCCCTTGACCTGAACATGGGTTGCCCGGTCCCCAAGATGAAAGGCAGGGGAGGGGCCTGCCTTTTGCAAACCCCGGAAGTGGCTTTCTCGCTGGTGTCTGCCATGAAAAAAGCCACCACCCTGCCCATCAGTGCCAAGATGCGCATCGGCTGGGACAGCAACCACGCGCTGGAAATTGCACTGGGCTTGCAGGAAGCAGGAGCAGATTTGATCGCCGTGCATGGCCGCACCAGTGCCCAGCGTTACGAGGGCCATGCAGACTGGGACACGGTGGCAGAGGTGGCCCACACCCTGCAAATTCCTGTGATTGGTTCGGGCGACGTGAAGACCGCGCAGGAGTTTCAGGAACGCCTGCAACTCGGTGTGGCCGGGGTGATGGTGGGCCGGGGTGCTGTGGGAAACCCCTGGATTTTCTCGCTGGTGCAGGGAAAAGCAGAGCCCACCTTGCAGGAAAGATGCCAGTTCGCCATTCAGCATGCCGAACTCAATGCCCTCTGGTATGGAGAGCACACAGGCATCCGGCAGCTCAGAAAAGTGCTCTGGCAGTATTTTCCCCACCATCCAGAGTTGAAACCCGCCTTGCAACAGGTCGGCACTGTGGAGGATGTGAAGGGGGTGCTGGGTGGGCTGGGTGGCTTCGAGATTGCGAAGGGAAATTGA
- a CDS encoding VOC family protein, which translates to MKIQLSSVLVSDQEKALQFYTHILGFVKHMDLPMGEARWLTVVSPEGPQDIQLVLEPNFNPAGATYQKALFDQGIPATAFAVSDIEAEHQRLVQQGVTFKLPPTHTGGPVIAVLDDTCGNYIQIYQV; encoded by the coding sequence ATGAAAATCCAACTGAGCAGTGTGCTGGTCAGCGATCAGGAAAAAGCCCTGCAGTTCTACACCCATATCCTGGGCTTCGTGAAACACATGGACCTTCCCATGGGAGAGGCCCGCTGGCTGACTGTGGTCTCCCCCGAAGGACCCCAGGACATTCAACTGGTGCTGGAACCCAATTTCAACCCTGCGGGTGCCACCTATCAGAAGGCCCTCTTTGATCAGGGCATTCCTGCCACTGCATTTGCCGTTTCAGACATTGAAGCCGAACACCAGCGTCTGGTGCAGCAAGGGGTCACATTCAAACTGCCACCCACCCACACGGGTGGTCCGGTCATTGCTGTTCTGGATGACACCTGCGGGAATTACATTCAGATTTATCAGGTGTGA
- a CDS encoding citrate synthase family protein has product MSSTLSAEEAAQLLGISRATLYSYVSRGMIRSVEQSSKTREKRYLKEDLDALLQHKEQRKNPAEVVKSALHWGSPVLDTSISLIEQGKLFYRGMEATGLAATRSFEEVAALLWTGDFTPFPAIRPLLMEDGLLEQFKKLPILSRYQGVLLHAQSQDLSALDLKPASLLKTGRNILAVLGWATTGQASEGSMAEQLSLFWTGKQDTALLINQALVLCAEHELNISAFTVRCAVSAGTDLYASIITGLSSLQGRKHGGMVPRVDRFLQDCLRDGTRQSVQHTLLRGESIPGFQQPLYPSGDPRGKFMLEQLQQHLLDPALQTVMQELLPLMHQEFDGHPTIDWALALLARHLGHPVQAGLALFALGRTTGWIAHALEQSQDARLIRPRASYVGPVPQTSNPD; this is encoded by the coding sequence ATGTCCAGCACCCTCAGTGCAGAAGAAGCCGCCCAGCTGCTTGGAATTTCCAGGGCCACCCTCTACAGTTATGTTTCCAGAGGGATGATCCGCTCTGTGGAGCAGTCCAGCAAAACCCGCGAAAAGCGCTACCTGAAAGAGGACCTTGATGCCCTGCTGCAACACAAGGAACAGCGCAAAAATCCTGCCGAGGTGGTCAAAAGCGCTTTGCACTGGGGCAGTCCCGTGCTGGACACCAGCATTTCCCTGATCGAGCAAGGGAAATTGTTTTACCGGGGCATGGAGGCCACCGGACTGGCAGCCACCCGCTCTTTTGAAGAAGTGGCTGCGTTGCTGTGGACAGGTGATTTCACTCCGTTCCCCGCAATTCGGCCTCTCCTGATGGAAGATGGCCTGCTGGAACAGTTTAAAAAACTGCCCATCCTGAGCAGGTACCAGGGGGTGCTGCTGCATGCCCAGAGTCAGGATCTGAGCGCTCTGGACCTGAAACCTGCCAGTTTGCTGAAAACAGGCCGCAACATTCTGGCTGTCCTTGGCTGGGCCACCACAGGGCAAGCTTCTGAAGGCAGCATGGCAGAACAACTCAGCCTGTTCTGGACTGGAAAACAGGACACTGCTCTCCTGATCAATCAGGCCCTGGTCCTGTGTGCAGAGCACGAACTGAACATCTCTGCGTTCACCGTGCGCTGTGCGGTGTCTGCAGGGACGGATCTGTATGCCTCCATCATCACAGGTCTGTCTTCTTTGCAGGGCCGCAAACATGGAGGAATGGTGCCCAGGGTGGACCGCTTTTTGCAGGATTGCCTGAGGGACGGTACCAGGCAATCCGTGCAGCACACCCTTTTAAGAGGAGAAAGCATTCCTGGATTTCAGCAACCCCTTTATCCATCAGGAGATCCCAGAGGCAAATTCATGCTGGAACAGCTGCAGCAGCACCTCCTGGACCCGGCCCTGCAAACGGTCATGCAGGAGTTGTTGCCCCTGATGCACCAGGAGTTCGATGGGCACCCCACCATCGACTGGGCCCTTGCCTTGCTGGCCCGCCATCTGGGCCATCCTGTTCAGGCAGGGCTGGCATTGTTTGCACTGGGACGCACCACAGGCTGGATTGCCCATGCCCTGGAGCAATCCCAGGATGCGCGGCTGATCCGCCCCAGGGCCAGTTATGTGGGACCTGTCCCTCAAACCTCAAACCCGGATTGA
- a CDS encoding pyruvate carboxyltransferase translates to MTTPEASPEYFPETFPQDSFPQYRWTAPPSNLPAQVWTTETTHRDGQQGGLPLNPQQGLKIYDLMCQFTGQSGAIRQAEFFVYRDADLQMLQGALERHQGGAPIEPTTWIRASRKDVGLVQSLGIQETGMLASISDYHTFHKFTPGGRSQAARTYLEAVEMVLDAGIRPRLHLEDATRADLSFMLEFIGQVQELASRYQIQPKFRVCDTMGLGLPLENVQAPRSVPALIKAMRGLGLEAEQLEFHPHNDTHLAVANSLAALMAGCAAINGTLLGKGERTGNAPLEGILLHLIGMGCFQEKPDFTALNALVDFYAAMGQELPAKYPLYGKDAHRTRAGIHADGLNKFWWMYAPFDVPKLLGRPLEVSITKESGLAGLIFVVKQHLGMELSKTDPALLKLAAWVDQEFAAGRQTAIEWEEIEGRLDHKVGV, encoded by the coding sequence ATGACCACACCTGAAGCTTCTCCCGAATACTTCCCGGAAACTTTTCCGCAGGACAGCTTCCCGCAATACCGCTGGACAGCTCCACCCAGCAACCTGCCTGCCCAGGTCTGGACCACCGAAACCACCCACCGGGACGGACAGCAAGGCGGGTTGCCGCTCAACCCCCAGCAAGGCCTGAAGATTTATGACCTGATGTGCCAGTTCACCGGGCAGAGTGGGGCCATCCGTCAGGCCGAATTCTTTGTGTACAGAGATGCAGATTTGCAGATGCTGCAGGGTGCACTGGAAAGGCACCAGGGTGGCGCACCCATCGAACCCACCACCTGGATCCGGGCCAGCAGAAAAGACGTGGGCCTGGTCCAGTCCCTGGGCATCCAGGAAACCGGGATGCTGGCCTCCATCTCGGATTACCACACCTTTCACAAGTTCACGCCCGGAGGCCGATCCCAGGCTGCCCGGACCTACCTGGAAGCCGTGGAAATGGTCCTAGACGCAGGCATCCGCCCCAGACTCCATCTGGAAGATGCCACCCGTGCAGACCTCTCCTTCATGCTGGAATTCATTGGCCAGGTGCAGGAATTGGCCAGCCGTTACCAGATTCAGCCAAAATTCCGGGTGTGTGACACCATGGGATTGGGTTTGCCTCTGGAAAATGTGCAGGCCCCCAGATCCGTGCCAGCCCTCATCAAAGCCATGCGTGGCCTGGGACTTGAGGCAGAACAGCTGGAATTTCATCCCCACAACGACACCCATCTGGCGGTGGCAAATTCCCTTGCAGCATTGATGGCCGGATGTGCAGCCATCAACGGAACCTTGCTGGGCAAGGGAGAACGCACCGGAAATGCCCCGCTGGAAGGCATCCTGTTGCACCTCATCGGGATGGGGTGCTTTCAGGAAAAACCCGATTTCACAGCCCTCAATGCCCTGGTGGATTTTTATGCCGCCATGGGCCAGGAGTTGCCCGCCAAATACCCCCTGTATGGCAAAGATGCCCACCGCACCCGTGCAGGCATCCACGCAGATGGCCTCAACAAATTCTGGTGGATGTACGCTCCGTTTGATGTTCCCAAACTCCTGGGTCGCCCTCTGGAAGTCTCCATCACCAAAGAGTCAGGCCTTGCAGGACTGATTTTTGTGGTCAAACAGCACCTCGGGATGGAACTTTCCAAAACCGATCCTGCCCTCTTGAAACTGGCCGCATGGGTGGATCAGGAATTTGCTGCAGGCCGCCAGACTGCCATTGAATGGGAAGAAATCGAGGGAAGGCTGGACCACAAAGTGGGGGTTTGA